One window of Elaeis guineensis isolate ETL-2024a chromosome 11, EG11, whole genome shotgun sequence genomic DNA carries:
- the LOC105053801 gene encoding D-xylose-proton symporter-like 2 isoform X1, with amino-acid sequence MASATYDPELPMVHRKDVRVTEREIDSAGEPLINGDRSCESYSVRAAILPFLFPALGGALYGYDIGATSGATISVESSTLSGTTWYNLSSLEIGLVVSGSLYGALIGSVLAFAIADFLGRRRELILSSVLYFVGALLTALAPDFPVMMVGRFVYGIGIGLAMHAAPMYIAETAPSHIRGVLISLKEFFIVVGMLFGYIAGSLFVDLVAGWRYMYATSAPVSLIMGIGIWWLPPSPRWLLLCAIQGKRNMLDAKEFAVCCLCRLRGQAIDSSASEQVDSILDELSYADQEKQVTISEIFKGKCLKALIIGAGLVFFQQVTGQPSVLYYAATILQTAGFSAASDATRVSVLLGLLKLVMTGIAVLVVDRVGRRPLLIGGVSGIVISLFLLSSYYTLLKDSPFVAVIALLLYVGCYQLSFGPIGWLMISEVFPLRLRGRGLSIAVLVNFASNALVTFAFSPLEALVGTGILFAGFGVIAVASLLFIFFVVPETKGLTLEEIEAKIL; translated from the exons ATGGCATCGGCGACCTACGATCCAGAGCTGCCCATGGTTCATCGAAAAGACGTAAGG GTAACGGAGAGGGAAATAGACAGCGCAGGGGAGCCTTTAATTAATGGTGATAGATCTTGTGAGAGCTATTCTGTACGTGCAGCAATCCTTCC GTTTTTATTCCCAGCTTTAGGAGGAGCACTTTATGGTTATGACATTGGTGCCACATCTGGTGCTACAATCTCTGTGGAG TCATCCACATTAAGCGGGACAACATGGTACAACTTATCCTCATTGGAAATCGGGCTTGTG GTCAGTGGTTCACTCTATGGTGCCTTGATCGGTTCTGTTTTGGCATTTGCTATAGCTGATTTTTTAG GACGACGAAGGGAGTTAATTCTCTCTTCTGTTCTATATTTTGTCGGAGCTCTACTAACAGCATTGGCTCCTGACTTCCCTGTTATGATGGTTGGACGCTTTGTCTATGGTATAGGAATTGGATTG GCTATGCATGCTGCTCCAATGTATATTGCGGAGACTGCTCCAAGTCATATTCGAGGTGTGCTTATCTCCTTGAAGGAGTTCTTTATAGTTGTTGGAATGCTT TTTGGTTACATAGCTGGCAGTCTATTTGTTGATTTGGTAGCTGGATGGCGCTATATGTATGCTACTAGTGCCCCAGTATCTTTGATAATGGGAATTGGAATCTGGTGGCTGCCACCATCACCTCGATGGCTGCTTTTGTGCGCTATACAGGGCAAAAGAAACATGTTAGATGCTAAAGAATTTGCTGTTTGCTGCTTGTGTCGTTTGAGGGGTCAAGCTATTGATAGTTCAGCTTCAGAACAAGTTGATTCAATTCTGGATGAACTTTCTTATGCTGATCAAGAGAAGCAAGTAACAATAAGTGAGATTTTTAAGGGAAAATGCCTGAAAGCCTTAATAATTGGTGCTGGATTGGTCTTCTTTCAGCAG GTCACAGGGCAACCAAGTGTCTTGTACTATGCTGCAACAATCCTTCAG ACTGCAGGGTTttctgcagcatctgatgctactCGTGTCTCAGTTTTACTTGGTTTACTGAAG cTAGTTATGACGGGGATTGCTGTTCTTGTGGTAGACAGAGTTGGCAGAAGGCCGTTACTGATTGGAGGTGTTAGTGGGATA GTAATCTCTTTGTTCTTACTATCTTCATATTACACCTTATTAAAGGATTCACCATTCGTAGCCGTAATTGCATTGCTGCTATATGTTGGTTGCTATCAG TTGTCATTTGGTCCAATCGGTTGGCTGATGATTTCAGAGGTTTTCCCTTTACGGCTAAGAGGGCGTGGATTAAGTATAGCAGTGCTTGTAAACTTTGCTTCAAATGCACTGGTGACTTTTGCTTTCTCACCATTGGAG GCTTTGGTAGGAACTGGTATCCTCTTTGCTGGTTTTGGGGTTATTGCAGTAGCCTCTCTTCTGTTCATATTCTTTGTCGTACCAGAAACAAAAGGGCTCACTCTGGAGGAAATTGAGGCCAAGATCTTATAG
- the LOC105053801 gene encoding D-xylose-proton symporter-like 2 isoform X2 — protein MASATYDPELPMVHRKDVTEREIDSAGEPLINGDRSCESYSVRAAILPFLFPALGGALYGYDIGATSGATISVESSTLSGTTWYNLSSLEIGLVVSGSLYGALIGSVLAFAIADFLGRRRELILSSVLYFVGALLTALAPDFPVMMVGRFVYGIGIGLAMHAAPMYIAETAPSHIRGVLISLKEFFIVVGMLFGYIAGSLFVDLVAGWRYMYATSAPVSLIMGIGIWWLPPSPRWLLLCAIQGKRNMLDAKEFAVCCLCRLRGQAIDSSASEQVDSILDELSYADQEKQVTISEIFKGKCLKALIIGAGLVFFQQVTGQPSVLYYAATILQTAGFSAASDATRVSVLLGLLKLVMTGIAVLVVDRVGRRPLLIGGVSGIVISLFLLSSYYTLLKDSPFVAVIALLLYVGCYQLSFGPIGWLMISEVFPLRLRGRGLSIAVLVNFASNALVTFAFSPLEALVGTGILFAGFGVIAVASLLFIFFVVPETKGLTLEEIEAKIL, from the exons ATGGCATCGGCGACCTACGATCCAGAGCTGCCCATGGTTCATCGAAAAGAC GTAACGGAGAGGGAAATAGACAGCGCAGGGGAGCCTTTAATTAATGGTGATAGATCTTGTGAGAGCTATTCTGTACGTGCAGCAATCCTTCC GTTTTTATTCCCAGCTTTAGGAGGAGCACTTTATGGTTATGACATTGGTGCCACATCTGGTGCTACAATCTCTGTGGAG TCATCCACATTAAGCGGGACAACATGGTACAACTTATCCTCATTGGAAATCGGGCTTGTG GTCAGTGGTTCACTCTATGGTGCCTTGATCGGTTCTGTTTTGGCATTTGCTATAGCTGATTTTTTAG GACGACGAAGGGAGTTAATTCTCTCTTCTGTTCTATATTTTGTCGGAGCTCTACTAACAGCATTGGCTCCTGACTTCCCTGTTATGATGGTTGGACGCTTTGTCTATGGTATAGGAATTGGATTG GCTATGCATGCTGCTCCAATGTATATTGCGGAGACTGCTCCAAGTCATATTCGAGGTGTGCTTATCTCCTTGAAGGAGTTCTTTATAGTTGTTGGAATGCTT TTTGGTTACATAGCTGGCAGTCTATTTGTTGATTTGGTAGCTGGATGGCGCTATATGTATGCTACTAGTGCCCCAGTATCTTTGATAATGGGAATTGGAATCTGGTGGCTGCCACCATCACCTCGATGGCTGCTTTTGTGCGCTATACAGGGCAAAAGAAACATGTTAGATGCTAAAGAATTTGCTGTTTGCTGCTTGTGTCGTTTGAGGGGTCAAGCTATTGATAGTTCAGCTTCAGAACAAGTTGATTCAATTCTGGATGAACTTTCTTATGCTGATCAAGAGAAGCAAGTAACAATAAGTGAGATTTTTAAGGGAAAATGCCTGAAAGCCTTAATAATTGGTGCTGGATTGGTCTTCTTTCAGCAG GTCACAGGGCAACCAAGTGTCTTGTACTATGCTGCAACAATCCTTCAG ACTGCAGGGTTttctgcagcatctgatgctactCGTGTCTCAGTTTTACTTGGTTTACTGAAG cTAGTTATGACGGGGATTGCTGTTCTTGTGGTAGACAGAGTTGGCAGAAGGCCGTTACTGATTGGAGGTGTTAGTGGGATA GTAATCTCTTTGTTCTTACTATCTTCATATTACACCTTATTAAAGGATTCACCATTCGTAGCCGTAATTGCATTGCTGCTATATGTTGGTTGCTATCAG TTGTCATTTGGTCCAATCGGTTGGCTGATGATTTCAGAGGTTTTCCCTTTACGGCTAAGAGGGCGTGGATTAAGTATAGCAGTGCTTGTAAACTTTGCTTCAAATGCACTGGTGACTTTTGCTTTCTCACCATTGGAG GCTTTGGTAGGAACTGGTATCCTCTTTGCTGGTTTTGGGGTTATTGCAGTAGCCTCTCTTCTGTTCATATTCTTTGTCGTACCAGAAACAAAAGGGCTCACTCTGGAGGAAATTGAGGCCAAGATCTTATAG